The DNA sequence GTTGGCATGTTTTTTTTACTTTTGTACAATTCTAAAAAAATCTGAAAAATGGAATCCTATACGGAAAGAATACTGATTACAGGTGCCTTGGGTCAAATTGGTACCGAACTTACGAACAGACTTGTTGAAATCCACGGAGCGGAGAATGTTGTTGCTTCAGGATTGGACAGATGGCAGGAAGGAATTACTTCTGCCGGACACTATGAAAGAATGGATGTTACCAATACACAATTGGTAAGACAGGTGATTCATGATTACGAGATTACTACAGTGTATCACTTAGCGTCACTTTTATCCGGGACTTCGGAAAAGCAGCCTGTTTTCGCCTGGAAACTGAATCTTGAGCCACTACTTCATTTTTGTGAAATGGCGAAAGAAGGGCTTCTTAAAAAGATCTTCTGGCCAAGTTCTATCGCTGTATTTGGAAAAGGAATTCCAAAGCATGATGTGGGACAGGATGTAGTGCTGAATCCGACAACCGTTTATGGGATCTCCAAAATGGCAGGGGAGAAGTGGTGTGAGTACTATTTCGATAAATATGGTGTAGATGTAAGAAGTATCAGATATCCTGGATTGATCTCATGGAAAACTCCGGCAGGAGGTGGAACTACTGACTATGCGGTTGAGATTTTCTATAAGGCCATTGAAGATGGAAAATATACAAGTTTCATTTCCGAAGATACAGGAATGCCGATGTTGTACATGGATGATGCCATCAATGCAACCTTGAAATTAATGGACGCTCCGAAAGAAAGTTTATCCGTTCGCTCTTCTTATAATTTAGGAGGAATGTCATTTACTCCAAAAGAACTGGCAGCAGAAATCAAGAAAGAAATTCCGGATTTTGCTATTGATTATAACCCGGATTTCAGACAGGCAATTGCAGATTCATGGCCGGCTTCTATTGATGATTCAGTAGCTAAAAAAGACTGGGGTCTGACTTATGATTTCGGAATTTCTGAAATGACGAAGGACATGATCAAGAATCTAAAGGTAAAATTAAGCAAGGATTAATAATGTAAAGTAATGCTTTAATTAATAATCTTTTTAACATCTGATTTTTAATATTTTACAGAATTTATATAAACTTTAATTTAAATGGTATTATTGACTTTTAACATCACCTGTATTGAAGCTGAAGTAAAAAACGGCTCTCAAATTACTGATGATGAGCGTTTGAAAATTATAGAAAATAATACCAGAGCAATTCTTAGAATTTTAGATATTCATGATATCAAATCAAGTTTTTTCGTAGAGATTTCTCTTGTCGAAAAGCTTCAAAATTTAATAAAAGCAATTTCATCCAAAGGGCATGAAATTGCTTTTTATAATAAAGACTCCAATCCTGAAGAAATTGAAAATGCCAAAAAGAATATTCAGGATCTTCTGGAAAAACAGATCAGGGGAATCCGTCAGAAAGATGTAAAAGTTTCACAGGAAATTTTGAAGCTGATGGAATTTAATTACGTTTCCAATATCGATAATGCCAATATTCTTTTCCCTTTCAAAAGACTCAAAAGAGATACGGAAATTACAGAAGAAGACGGACTGAGTATTGTCCCTGAAAGTATCTCCCCTTACAGTCAGCTTCCCTATAATGATTTCGTGTTCCAGATCCTGCCGATGAAATATTACCAGAATATGGTGCTGGAAACTTTGCAGAATGAAGAATTTGTATTGATCTACCTGAACACATGGCAGTTTACAGATTTTAAGAAATACCGTTTTGATATTCCATTTTACAGAAGCTTATTTTCGGGCAAAAAAATGGAGGACAAACTAGATGCCCTCCTTACTTTTCTCAATGACAGGGAAATGGCTACTTCCCGTATGAAAGATTATATTTTTTAGGTTGCAGGTAGTAGGTTGCAGGAATTAGGGAGAATTCAAGGTTCAAGGTTTAAAGTTTAAGGTTGTTTGTAACCAGCAACTAATAACTCGCATCCCGAACCCCGCATCTCTAACTCAGCTCAAAAAGCGTAATCTCCGGTAATACTCCAACTCTTCCCGGATAGCCCAATACTCCGAATCCTCTGTTTACATACAGTAGCTTTCCTTCGCTTTCATATAAATCAGCCCATTTTGGGTATTTGTATTGTACCGGTGACCATTTTATATTTTTAAGATCCAGTCCAAACTGCATCCCATGCGTATGCCCTGAAAGTGTCAGGTGGATATTTGCAGGGTGTTTTTTTACCACATAATCAAAATGGGTAGGGTCGTGGCTCATCAGGATCTTTGTGGCAGATTCCGGTACGTTTTTTAAAGCATCATCTATTTTTCCAAATTGAGGGAATGGTTTTAATCCCCAGTTTTCAACTCCTAGAATGTAAAGTTGTTCTCCGTTTCTTTCGATGACTCTATGTTCGTTTCTCAACATATCAAAACCAGCCTGCTTTTCATAACTAATCAGGGTGTCAAGGTTTTCTTTTTTGGCAGCAGGTGATTCCCAGGATACGTAATCGCCGTAATCATGGTTTCCTAATACTGCAAACTTACCGTCTTTGGCCTGGATTTTTGAAAACAACAGAATGAAAGGCTTGAACTCATCTGCAACGTTATTGACCATATCTCCGGTAAATAATACCAGGTCAGGTTTTTGCTCATTAATCAGATCTATAGCATGTTGTAATTTGCTGGGGTCAGAGAAGCTTCCGCTGTGAACATCAGAAATCTGGACGATTTTATATCCTTTGAAGCTTTTCGGAAGATTGTTGAATTTTACCCTTACCCTTCTTACGGTGTGTCGGTATTTACCAAAAGTAATCCCATCTATGAAAAGAGCAGAAAGAATACCTCCCATTCCTAAGCCTACGATGCTCAGGAATTTCCTTCTTTCCGGGAAGAAGTTTTCTGAAGACTTGGCAAAGCCGATCAGGTATCCTCCGGTTCTGAAGATATCGTCAATTAATAAAAACAGAACGACAAAAATTTTTGGAAGAATGAAAATCAAAAATAGAGAGATCATAATCTGAGCCCTTACCGTACTTCTGTCTGATCTTTGGAAATGGGTGACTTCATAAGCGAAAATTCCATACACGGCTAAAGAGAGTACCCAATATCCGATTTTTATCCATGAATTATCAGTAAGTGTTCTGATAGCCTGATAAATATAAACTTCCAAAAACAGGAAGATTCCAGCGATGATTAAAAAATTTTTTTGCATGTTCTGATCAAAAAAAGCACAAAGAATAACTTCCCTGTGCTTTTATATTTTTTTGTTTATTAAATATTTTAAGGAAATCTGTAAACGAGCGCATTGATGTTCATTCCGGCACCTACCGAAGTCATCACAACGTTCCCTTTTTCTTTAAACGTTTGACCCTCCATTTTTCCTTTAATTATTAAATCATACATGGTAGGAATTGTTGCTACAGAAGTATTTCCAAGATCCTGAATCGTCATAGGCGAGATCGAGTGATCATATTCTTTAATGTCATAAAGCTTGTGAAGTCTTTCAATCATCGCGTAATCCATTTTAGCGTTTGCCTGGTGAATTAAGATTTTATCTATATCTTCAATAGAAAGACCTGCATCAGTAATGGTGTCTTTAATGGCTACGGGTACGTTTTTAAGCGCGTATTCGTATATTTTTCTTCCCAGCATTCTTACATAAAGACGTTTTTGGTCTACTTCTTTATTGATAGAAGGGGCGTTTTCAAGATAATTCAATTCCGGACCATTGTCACAGATTGTATTGTGAGCGATGATTCCTACATTTTCATCGTCAGTAGCTTTTACCACAACTGCTCCGGCACCGTCAGCAAAGATCATTCTGTTTCTGTCATGCGGATCTGTTACACGGCTTAGTGTTTCACCTCCTATTACAAGAATTGTTTTTGCTACTTTAGCTTTAATAAGGTTATCAGCCAAAATCATTGCTTCTACCCATCCCGGACATCCGAAAAGCATATCATACGTTACGCATTTTCTGTTTTTGATCCCCAGTTTATTCTTCACTCTTGCTGCCATTGTAGGCATAAAATCAGCATATCCGTTTTCGGTAACTTCTCCGAAATTGCTTGCATAGATGATATAATCCAATTCCTCGCCGTCTACTTTTGCATCCTCAAGGGCAGTTTTTGCAGCTTCATAACCGATTTGTGAGTTGGAAAGATCATCCTCAATGAATCTCCTGTTTTCGATTTCTGTAATCTCTACAAATTTCGCAATGGTCTCTTCCACAGGCTTTTCAATCTTTACTCCGTCTTCAGTGTAGAACTCGGAATTCATGAAGTAATCTCTACCAATAACTCTGTTCGGAATATAACATCCAGAGCCAATAATGATCGTATTCGGCATTCGTTTATATGATTTTTTTAAAGATGCAAAGTTAATAATTAATATTAATAACGGAGAATTAAAAATATTATTAAATTTGCAAAAATTGTACTTTACAATCTATGAAAAACAACTCGTCCTTAAAAGGCTTACTTATTGCAGCTGTGGCGTTTATCGTTGCCTTTGGGATCTACTTCCTTTTTTTAGCCAAGAAGAATTATTATGTTGTAGATAATCCTACCCCGAATACGTATTACTTTAAGATCAATAACGGATCTGAAGGAATCATCTCTGCCGGGCAGTATGTGCATGTGGATTTGAATAAAGGGAAAAACTCTATTCAGGTTTTTGATCAGAACAAAAAAATGCTGTATGATTCGGCATTTGAAGTGAATAAGCTTCGTGGTCTGATTAATATTACCCATCAGGATTACTATGTGAATGATCAGTATTACGGATACAATCTTAAAAAAGATTCGTTGCTGGCCAACCTTGATAAAACGGTCATTGACGGAAAGGATTATTACGGAGGAGCCAGACGCTTCAATAAGCTTTACACAGAAGATTTTTATTACAATGTGGATGAAGATTATGACAAAGTGATCAAGAATATCCAGAAAGTGGAATCCCGATCTAAAATCTTCAGAAAGCAGGATTACCTAAATTATTATAAAGAATATTACAAGTTTTAAGTTTTGACAAAAGATATCACCAAAGTTACTCCCTACAATTCAGAGGCTACGAAAAAAAGCCAGGTAGAGGATATGTTCGACAATATTGCACCGAAGTATGACCTTCTGAACCATGTTTTATCCATGAAAATTGATGTTTTGTGGAGAAATAAACTGGTAAGATGGATGAAAAATGATAATCCGCAGGAAGTGCTGGATGTGGCTACAGGAACGGGAGATCTGGCAATTACTATTGAAAAAGGAACCGGTTCTAAAGTAGTTGGATTAGATTTATCACAACAAATGCTGAATGTTGGCGTTATTAAAATAAAAAAACTTAAATTAGACGGCAAAATTTCCATGCAAAAAGGGGATGCAGAAAATTTACCTTTCGAGGACAATAGATTTGATGCTGTTTCCGTTGCATTTGGAGTAAGGAATTTTGAAAACCTTCCCAAAGGTTTAGCAGAGTTAAGAAGAGTAGTTAAAGATAACAAAAGTGTTTATATACTGGAGTTTTCAAAGGTTGAGGGTTTCATGGGGCCATTTTATATGTTTTATTTCAAAAATATATTGCCTGCCATCGGCAGATTGGTTTCTAAGGATAATAGGGCGTATACATACCTTCCGGATTCTGTAAATGCTTTTCCTTTCGGGGAGAAGATGAAGCAAATTCTTTTAGATACGGGATTTAAGAAAGTTGAATATAAAAAATTAAGTTTAGGTATAGCCACAATTTATAAAGCAACAAAGTAACCTATGAATAAATTTCTATTAAAAGCACTGGTTTTAACCTCAGTAAATGTTGCCGTTTTTGCAAACGCGCAATTCAGAACCCGAAACAGAATGGATAAGTTGGAAGATTTCGACGAGCAGAAATTCAGTTGGGGGTTTTATTTGAACGGGAACAGACTGGATTACCGCATTGTTTTGCATCCGAAATATGGGATGAATGATAATGAAAACCTTGTTACCTCCAAGGAAAGTTATAGCTTCGGTGCCGGGCTTATTGCAAAATGGAGACTGAATGATTATCTTGATGTAAGGATAGAACCAGGTTTACAGTTTGCACAAAGACAGTTGACTTTTAATACTCAATCCAATGACATTTATGCAGGCGGTTCTTTGACCAATCCTCCTTTTATGCCATTCCCTTTACAGGAAAAGGATAAAGTAAGAGAAATTAAATCTACATTAATTGACGTTCCTGTAATGCTGGAACTTCACGGACAAAGATGGTACAATTCAAGACCTTACATTGCTGCTGGGGTAAACTATGTTGTAAACCTTCAGTCTAACTCAACTTCCACAGATGATAACATGCAGGGAATCTACAGATCAACGACTCACAACTTTGCATGGTCTGCAGAAATGGGGATCCAGTTTTATTTCAACAAATTTAAACTGACTCCTGCTGTAAGAGGAACATTCTTCATGAACAATGAGAAAGTGGCTGATAACGCTACTACACCTCCTTACTGGGCTTCTGCGATTTCTACATTACAGACAAGAGCTGTAATGTTTGTTCTGAAATTTGAATAAAAAATATTTCATTGAAAAATAGACCGGAGGTGCATTAGCACCTCCTTTTTTGTTGTTATATCAAAATATAGAGTGTTTTATTTTTGTTAGTGTTATTATTTTTTTATTTTTGCTTTTAGTTAGAATATACAAACCTGAAATGCTTCAAGATTTAGAAAACAATTTTTCAGAATTAGAGAGAAAGATTTCGACTCTGCAAAAGAACTATAAAAATCTTACGGAAAATTTAAAAGAATTAAGTATTGAGCATGAAGAGTTGAAGAAGAAGTATGATGAGGAGAGAAGAAAGAATCAGGTATTAGCAGAAGAACAAAAAAATATAAAACTTTATTCAGCAATATCAGGAAATCCTGAACACAATAGATTAATGAAAAACCATATCAACAGATTGGTGAAAGAAATTGATTTCTGTATTGCTCAGCTTCAAAACAGTGGATTATAATGGAGATAAGGAGAATAACCGTCAACATTGCAGGAAGAGTGTATCCGCTGAACGTACCGGCAGCAGAGGAAGAAACTTTGCGTAAAGTAGGGAAGCAGATCGAGAATATGATTAAAGATTTTGAACAGAACTTCGATGTAAGAGATAAACAGGATGCTCTGGCTATGTGTGCCCTTAAACTGGGAACCAATGCAGAAGTAGTTTCTCTTAACTACGAAAAAAATATTAATTCTACCAACGAGAGATTAGTTCAGATTAATCAGTCGTTGAATGAAATCGGGAAATAGATTTTTTTTCCTGAAAAATTACTGCCTACAATAATTCTAACACATTAAAGGTAAACTCAACGCTAAACAATTACCGAACAAATGTCCATCGAATGGCGTGCCGGATTTCCGGATTACAGACAATGGAAATCAGTTCAAATCGTGTTGATTAGGAGTTTACTCTCAATCTCTGGATTATTGTAGGCTTTTTTATTTGGATATGAAGACAATTAAAACTCAATATATATTATGACAACAGCCATTATAGCCGGCGTTATTTGCTTAGTTATTGGGGCAATCATAGGGATGTTTTTCTCTAAAAGCTCATTGAATACTAAGGCAAAATTTATCATAGATGATGCAACAAAAAATGCCGAAAACCTTATAGAAAAAGCTACCGTACAAGCTGAATCCATAAAGAAAGAAAAAAACCTTCAGGCAAAAGAAAAATTCCTGGAACTGAAATCTCAGCATGATGCAGACATTCAGTCCCGTGAAAAGAAAATGCAGGAAGTTGAAAAGAGAACGAAAGACAAAGAGCATAAGCTGAATGATGAACTTAGCAAGACCGGAAAACTTGAAAAAGATTTGGACAAGCAGATTGCAGATTATGCTAAGAAGAACGAAATCCTTGAAAGAAAACAGCAGGAATTAGATATAGCTACTGCCAAGAAAGTAGAAATACTTGAAAAAATCTCTAATTATACTGCAGAGGAAGCTAAAGCAGAATTGGTAGAAACCATGAGAGCTGAGGCAAAAACAAGAGCACAGGCACATGTTCAGAGCATCATGGAAGAAGCTCAGCTGAATGCGAAAAACGAAGCAAGAAAAATCGTTATTCAGACTATTCAGAGAATTGGAACTGAGCAGGCTATTGAAAATTCAGTATCCGTTTTCAACATCGAGTCTGATGAAGTAAAAGGTAGAATTATCGGTAGAGAAGGTAGAAATATCCGTGCTCTAGAAGCTGTAACAGGAGTTGAAATCATCGTTGATGATACTCCGGAAGCTATTCTTCTTTCATGCTTTGACCCTGTGAGAAGAGAGATTGCAAGACTATCCCTTCACAGATTGGTTACTGATGGTAGAATTCACCCGGCAAGAATTGAAGAAGTCGTTGAAAAAACCAGAAAACAAATTGAAGAGGAAATCATTGAAGTAGGTAAGAGAACGATCATTGATTTAGGAATCCACGGATTACACCCTGAATTGATTAAAATCGTAGGTAGAATGAAATACCGTTCTTCTTACGGACAAAACTTACTACAGCACTCAAGAGAAGTGGCTAACATTGCTGCAACTATGGCTGCTGAATTAGGATTAAACGTAAAATTAGCCAAAAGAGCAGGTCTTTTACACGATATCGGTAAAGTTCCAGAGCAGGAATCAGAATTACCACACGCACTTTTAGGAATGCAGTGGGCTGAGAAATATGGTGAAAACCCTGAAGTAGTGAACGCTATCGGAGCTCACCACGACGAGATTGAAATGAAGTCATTACTATCTCCGATCATTCAGGTTGCCGATGCAATTTCAGGAGCAAGACCGGGAGCTAGAAGACAGGTATTGGAATCGTATATCCAGAGATTGAAAGACCTTGAATCTGCAGCACTAAGCTTCGACGGAGTATCCAGCGCTTATGCAATCCAGGCTGGTAGAGAACTGAGAGTAATGGTAGAGAGCGGAAAAGTGAACGATGAAGTAGCTTCTCAACTTTCTTACGATATCTCTGAGAAAATTCAGAATGAACTGACTTATCCGGGACAGGTAAAAGTAACAGTAATCAGAGAAACGAGAGCTGTGAATATTGCCAGATAATAATCAGAAAAAGATATTTAATAAAAACCTTTCAAGAAATTGAAAGGTTTTTTATTTTTATCAAAACTTAAAAATGCAAGAACTGTCCATGTCTTCAAAACTGAAGTACATTTTTTCAATTCCCGTTATTATTTCCGCCTTAGGCTATTTTGTAGATATTTATGACCTTCTTTTATTCGGGATCGTCAGAATACCAAGTTTAAAAGCGCTGGGACTCAATCCGGATGCTGACGGAACCTTTATTCTGAACTGTCAGATGGTGGGGCTTCTTATCGGAGGCGTTTTCTGGGGGATTTTCGGAGATAAAAAAGGAAGGCTTTCCGTACTCTTCGGATCTATTTTAGTGTATTCTCTGGCTAATATTGCCTGCGGGTTTCTTCCTTACTTTCCAAAAGAACATTTGGTGTGCCAATATGCCGGTTTGAGGTTTATCGCAGGTATTGGCCTCGCCGGAGAGCTTGGAGCGGGAATTACGCTGGTTTCTGAAAGTCTGCCGAAGAGTCTGAGAGCAATCGGAACCTCAGTGGTGGCTGGTTTTGGATTAATGGGAGCTGTAGTGGCTCAGCTTACGGTAGAACTGGCCGGTGGGTGGAATATCTCTTATATCATTGGCGGGATTATGGGAATTATGCTGCTGGTACTGAGAATAAGTGTATCCGAATCCGGAATTTATAAGAATATTGAGCATAAAAACGTTTCAAAAGGTAATTTTCTATCCTTTTTTACCAATAAAGACAGATTGATAAGATACTTAAAATGTATTGCCGTAGGATTACCTACATGGTACTGTATAGGGATTCTTGCCGTTTTAGCCAATCAGTTTGCCCCTGAATTAGGGATAAAAGAGATTAACCCTGGAAAAGCAATTATGTGGGCTTATGTGGGGATCTCTGTCGGTGACCTGTTGAGTGGTTTTATTTCTCATGCTTTAAAATCCCGTAAAATGGCCATTTTTTACATGCTGATCTTTACCCTGATTGGAGTAGCCATCATGTTATTTGGGAATACCAACACGGAAACAAAATATTATCTGTTTTGTGTATGGTTGGGCTTCGGGACAGGTTATTGGGCTATGTTTGTGACCTTGGCGGCGGAACAGTTTGGAACCAATATCAGAAATACGGCAACAACAACGGTTCCCAATATGGTAAGAGGACTTGTACCAGTGATGATATTTGCTTTTGATTCTCTGAAAGGACATTTCCCCGTTGTGGAAAGTGCTGCTATAGTAGGAGTGGTAGTATTTGGACTTGCATTTTATTCCTCACTTACCATTTCCGAAACTCATGACAGAGACCTTGAATTTACAGAATAATCTGAACTGTTTAATAAATAAGCCTGTGCTATTCCTTGTTTTTAATATAATAATTGGTTTAAAATCAATAATTTATTAATTTTGTTCTGATTATTGTTGCGTATAATTAATATTTGTTTAACTTTGGAAGGTAACTAAAACTATATTGTTTAATCAAACTAAATCTCATGAACATTATGAAAAACGCTAAAAAATTAAGAAAACAAGACCTTAAGAATATCGTAGGAGGAGTAAGCGGAAATCCGGATTTATCTCTTTGCGGATGTAGCTGCTCTGGCTCTGTAACAGGACCTTGGTATTGTGTACAATATATAGCTTGTCCACAGGTCTATACTTGTGGTGAAGCCGCAATCTAAAGAAAATTATTTCAATACGAAATAAACATTTCCACATTTAATATGCAGAACCCTTTTGATATCAAAAGGGTTCTGCTCATTTTAATGGATAATATACAGAAGGCTGCCCACACTTATGGTAATCCACAGAAGTACAGCGGTGAGTAAAGGTTTTAATCCTATTGATTTCAGCGTTTGAAGAGAAAGGGTAGAACCAATGAAAAACAAGGTCAGATTCAGGCCGGATTTTGCTAAAACAGTTATAGAAGTACTGAAGCGGTCAAGAAACGGGAAATACGTATTCAAAAGAATGGCTACAATAAAATAACCGATGAACCACGGAATTTTTATTTTTGAACCCTTACTTTTAAAAATGAACATTGTAATCAGGGAAATCGGAATGATCCAAAGGGCACGTGCTAATTTAACAGTCGTTGCTATTTTCAGGGCTTCATCGCCATACTTGCTGGCTGCACCTACAACAGAGCTTGTGTCATGAATTCCCACTGCACACCAAAGCCCAAACTGTTCCTGTGAAAGATTCAGCAGATGTCCTATGGCAGGATAGACAAACAAAGCAATAGAATTTAGGGTAAAAACAATCGCTAAGGCAAGAGAAATCTGTTTGGTGCTAGGTTTAATAATCGGAGATACTGCGGCAATAGCACTCCCTCCACAAATAGCTGTTCCTGCAGAAATAAGGTAAGAAAGAGGTCTTTCCAGCTTAAATATTTTGCCCAGAAAATAGCCTAATACCATTACTGTAACAATACTCACAACCGTTAACATCAAGCCTGTTTTTCCGGCGTGTAAAGCTTCATCCAGTTTCATCCCGAATCCAAGGCCCACAATTGAGATCTGCAAAAGTAAATGAATATAATGATGAAGATGTTTCTCAAAAGGATTTTCGATAAAAACAGCCAGGCCAAAACCTAAAACAAGGGCAATTGGTGAAGATACAAGAGGGGTAAGGCACAGAACTGCCAATACAATAAAAAATACTTTTCGGGTCATTTCATTCTGAATGAAATCTTTCATAATGCGAACTTTTAAATTTGCATCAAAATTCCGGAAAATAGTATTACGAAATAAATTGTATTTTGTTATATTGGATAACTAAAAGTTATATCTTTGCTTATTGCTTATTGCTTATTGCTTATTGCTTATTGCCTGTCATTCTGCAAACCTCAGAAAAAGCTTAATCAGTTCAGATTGCTCTCCTTTAGGCAGAATAAAATGGAAGTCTCTTTCAATGCTGAAGTTTTTAATATC is a window from the Chryseobacterium indologenes genome containing:
- a CDS encoding NAD-dependent epimerase/dehydratase family protein, yielding MESYTERILITGALGQIGTELTNRLVEIHGAENVVASGLDRWQEGITSAGHYERMDVTNTQLVRQVIHDYEITTVYHLASLLSGTSEKQPVFAWKLNLEPLLHFCEMAKEGLLKKIFWPSSIAVFGKGIPKHDVGQDVVLNPTTVYGISKMAGEKWCEYYFDKYGVDVRSIRYPGLISWKTPAGGGTTDYAVEIFYKAIEDGKYTSFISEDTGMPMLYMDDAINATLKLMDAPKESLSVRSSYNLGGMSFTPKELAAEIKKEIPDFAIDYNPDFRQAIADSWPASIDDSVAKKDWGLTYDFGISEMTKDMIKNLKVKLSKD
- a CDS encoding polysaccharide deacetylase family protein; its protein translation is MVLLTFNITCIEAEVKNGSQITDDERLKIIENNTRAILRILDIHDIKSSFFVEISLVEKLQNLIKAISSKGHEIAFYNKDSNPEEIENAKKNIQDLLEKQIRGIRQKDVKVSQEILKLMEFNYVSNIDNANILFPFKRLKRDTEITEEDGLSIVPESISPYSQLPYNDFVFQILPMKYYQNMVLETLQNEEFVLIYLNTWQFTDFKKYRFDIPFYRSLFSGKKMEDKLDALLTFLNDREMATSRMKDYIF
- a CDS encoding metallophosphoesterase, whose product is MQKNFLIIAGIFLFLEVYIYQAIRTLTDNSWIKIGYWVLSLAVYGIFAYEVTHFQRSDRSTVRAQIMISLFLIFILPKIFVVLFLLIDDIFRTGGYLIGFAKSSENFFPERRKFLSIVGLGMGGILSALFIDGITFGKYRHTVRRVRVKFNNLPKSFKGYKIVQISDVHSGSFSDPSKLQHAIDLINEQKPDLVLFTGDMVNNVADEFKPFILLFSKIQAKDGKFAVLGNHDYGDYVSWESPAAKKENLDTLISYEKQAGFDMLRNEHRVIERNGEQLYILGVENWGLKPFPQFGKIDDALKNVPESATKILMSHDPTHFDYVVKKHPANIHLTLSGHTHGMQFGLDLKNIKWSPVQYKYPKWADLYESEGKLLYVNRGFGVLGYPGRVGVLPEITLFELS
- a CDS encoding 3-oxoacyl-ACP synthase III family protein; translation: MPNTIIIGSGCYIPNRVIGRDYFMNSEFYTEDGVKIEKPVEETIAKFVEITEIENRRFIEDDLSNSQIGYEAAKTALEDAKVDGEELDYIIYASNFGEVTENGYADFMPTMAARVKNKLGIKNRKCVTYDMLFGCPGWVEAMILADNLIKAKVAKTILVIGGETLSRVTDPHDRNRMIFADGAGAVVVKATDDENVGIIAHNTICDNGPELNYLENAPSINKEVDQKRLYVRMLGRKIYEYALKNVPVAIKDTITDAGLSIEDIDKILIHQANAKMDYAMIERLHKLYDIKEYDHSISPMTIQDLGNTSVATIPTMYDLIIKGKMEGQTFKEKGNVVMTSVGAGMNINALVYRFP
- the ubiE gene encoding bifunctional demethylmenaquinone methyltransferase/2-methoxy-6-polyprenyl-1,4-benzoquinol methylase UbiE — encoded protein: MTKDITKVTPYNSEATKKSQVEDMFDNIAPKYDLLNHVLSMKIDVLWRNKLVRWMKNDNPQEVLDVATGTGDLAITIEKGTGSKVVGLDLSQQMLNVGVIKIKKLKLDGKISMQKGDAENLPFEDNRFDAVSVAFGVRNFENLPKGLAELRRVVKDNKSVYILEFSKVEGFMGPFYMFYFKNILPAIGRLVSKDNRAYTYLPDSVNAFPFGEKMKQILLDTGFKKVEYKKLSLGIATIYKATK
- a CDS encoding porin family protein; this encodes MNKFLLKALVLTSVNVAVFANAQFRTRNRMDKLEDFDEQKFSWGFYLNGNRLDYRIVLHPKYGMNDNENLVTSKESYSFGAGLIAKWRLNDYLDVRIEPGLQFAQRQLTFNTQSNDIYAGGSLTNPPFMPFPLQEKDKVREIKSTLIDVPVMLELHGQRWYNSRPYIAAGVNYVVNLQSNSTSTDDNMQGIYRSTTHNFAWSAEMGIQFYFNKFKLTPAVRGTFFMNNEKVADNATTPPYWASAISTLQTRAVMFVLKFE
- a CDS encoding cell division protein ZapA, translated to MEIRRITVNIAGRVYPLNVPAAEEETLRKVGKQIENMIKDFEQNFDVRDKQDALAMCALKLGTNAEVVSLNYEKNINSTNERLVQINQSLNEIGK
- the rny gene encoding ribonuclease Y yields the protein MTTAIIAGVICLVIGAIIGMFFSKSSLNTKAKFIIDDATKNAENLIEKATVQAESIKKEKNLQAKEKFLELKSQHDADIQSREKKMQEVEKRTKDKEHKLNDELSKTGKLEKDLDKQIADYAKKNEILERKQQELDIATAKKVEILEKISNYTAEEAKAELVETMRAEAKTRAQAHVQSIMEEAQLNAKNEARKIVIQTIQRIGTEQAIENSVSVFNIESDEVKGRIIGREGRNIRALEAVTGVEIIVDDTPEAILLSCFDPVRREIARLSLHRLVTDGRIHPARIEEVVEKTRKQIEEEIIEVGKRTIIDLGIHGLHPELIKIVGRMKYRSSYGQNLLQHSREVANIAATMAAELGLNVKLAKRAGLLHDIGKVPEQESELPHALLGMQWAEKYGENPEVVNAIGAHHDEIEMKSLLSPIIQVADAISGARPGARRQVLESYIQRLKDLESAALSFDGVSSAYAIQAGRELRVMVESGKVNDEVASQLSYDISEKIQNELTYPGQVKVTVIRETRAVNIAR
- a CDS encoding MFS transporter, with translation MQELSMSSKLKYIFSIPVIISALGYFVDIYDLLLFGIVRIPSLKALGLNPDADGTFILNCQMVGLLIGGVFWGIFGDKKGRLSVLFGSILVYSLANIACGFLPYFPKEHLVCQYAGLRFIAGIGLAGELGAGITLVSESLPKSLRAIGTSVVAGFGLMGAVVAQLTVELAGGWNISYIIGGIMGIMLLVLRISVSESGIYKNIEHKNVSKGNFLSFFTNKDRLIRYLKCIAVGLPTWYCIGILAVLANQFAPELGIKEINPGKAIMWAYVGISVGDLLSGFISHALKSRKMAIFYMLIFTLIGVAIMLFGNTNTETKYYLFCVWLGFGTGYWAMFVTLAAEQFGTNIRNTATTTVPNMVRGLVPVMIFAFDSLKGHFPVVESAAIVGVVVFGLAFYSSLTISETHDRDLEFTE
- a CDS encoding YeiH family protein → MKDFIQNEMTRKVFFIVLAVLCLTPLVSSPIALVLGFGLAVFIENPFEKHLHHYIHLLLQISIVGLGFGMKLDEALHAGKTGLMLTVVSIVTVMVLGYFLGKIFKLERPLSYLISAGTAICGGSAIAAVSPIIKPSTKQISLALAIVFTLNSIALFVYPAIGHLLNLSQEQFGLWCAVGIHDTSSVVGAASKYGDEALKIATTVKLARALWIIPISLITMFIFKSKGSKIKIPWFIGYFIVAILLNTYFPFLDRFSTSITVLAKSGLNLTLFFIGSTLSLQTLKSIGLKPLLTAVLLWITISVGSLLYIIH